In a single window of the Myxococcaceae bacterium genome:
- a CDS encoding efflux RND transporter permease subunit has protein sequence MTTLFINRPVFAIVLNAFILLLGVLGYQAMDVSEYPRISVPKIKIGVVYPGASMQVVESTLAFDLEEALSGIQKVESLQSEIGNGYCETWISFKASASIEQALMEVRDRVSRVKASWPRGVLEPYIEQEGKNRSPVLFLTLTSQTHLPAELTHLARLHVKNQLQSVSGVSSIQLNGNPYRMEISLNRAKMAGRKVRISDIFTALQNSQVSFSSGKIQGTLPITVRLELESPEDFETIVVKQTHNEVIYLRDIATVQLREDNQVLNQFNGINSVFLGLSKAEDGNPLSISTEVRALLPSIQKTLPKDVKLDLAYDGSKFVKNSLRSLAFSILEASLLVLLVVFLFLRSASATLIPLVAIPISLLGAIAIAQFFGFSLNTFTLLALVLAIGLVVDDAIIVLENIHRSIEQGFNPKEAAIRGSSEIGFAIIAMTFTLAAVFAPIVLSGGLIGEILVEFGVTLAAAVIVSGIVALTLSPWMCSKLLKAQTSQIFFKLPSLRSFSTQQVSVISALLLMGSGYLYYQLPKRVVPIEDRGFVGVQVESLPTLSLKDFNPYFQQIEAMVQKNPNIENRFLYSNPSWGTGYSFALVEHAHRSESSQTIANQLREAFQKIPSITTHVWNWDTGLPGFEADSKGASISVTIKTTESYQELYQEIEKLRKKLESSSVLKEVTSNLDFNSLGYRAQVDHAKMALLKVSLHEAADTMRVFFDQNENFEFYRDGLRYKVWLKGAEPSDNLHEVEVLNADQERIPLSTFMSLEAQSEPLSLEHTNRLRSATLSAQLQKGKTLSDGIEALQAQFEDSLSPNYSYEFRGAARNWLESSGTFLWLLLFALIFIYGILAIQFESFIDPLVILTTVPLASFGALFTLWLSGQELNLFTQVGLVTLIGLISKHGILLVDFANQTGSIDEAVRLRFRPILMTTSAMVLGAIPLMLSTGAGAEARRSIGTVLVSGLSLGTVLTLYLLPAFYRLWGRSNRNNNLKSTRHSS, from the coding sequence ATGACGACTCTGTTTATTAACCGACCTGTCTTTGCGATCGTTCTCAATGCTTTCATTTTACTACTCGGTGTCCTGGGTTATCAGGCCATGGACGTGTCTGAGTATCCTCGAATTTCGGTTCCCAAAATCAAAATCGGCGTTGTTTATCCGGGTGCCAGCATGCAAGTTGTTGAGAGCACCCTTGCTTTCGATTTAGAAGAAGCGTTAAGCGGAATTCAAAAAGTTGAGTCGCTTCAATCGGAGATTGGGAACGGTTACTGCGAAACCTGGATTTCATTCAAAGCTTCCGCTTCGATTGAACAGGCTCTCATGGAGGTACGGGATCGGGTATCTCGCGTGAAGGCCTCGTGGCCAAGAGGGGTTTTAGAACCCTATATCGAACAGGAAGGAAAGAATCGCAGTCCAGTCCTCTTCTTAACTTTAACCAGCCAAACACACTTGCCCGCTGAACTGACTCATTTAGCTCGCCTCCATGTTAAGAACCAGCTGCAAAGCGTTTCTGGAGTTTCTTCCATTCAGCTCAACGGAAACCCGTACAGGATGGAAATTTCTTTGAACCGAGCCAAAATGGCGGGTCGAAAGGTGCGGATCTCGGATATCTTCACCGCTTTACAAAATAGCCAAGTCTCTTTCTCATCGGGGAAAATCCAAGGCACCCTTCCGATCACAGTTCGATTGGAGCTCGAGTCTCCCGAAGATTTTGAAACCATTGTGGTGAAACAAACACACAATGAAGTGATCTATCTACGCGATATCGCAACCGTTCAACTCAGAGAAGACAACCAAGTGCTCAATCAATTCAATGGAATCAACAGCGTATTTTTAGGTCTTTCGAAAGCCGAAGATGGAAATCCTCTCTCTATCTCCACAGAAGTTCGTGCCCTTCTCCCATCCATTCAAAAGACCTTGCCCAAGGACGTTAAACTCGACCTTGCGTACGACGGGTCGAAGTTCGTTAAGAACTCTTTGAGAAGCCTTGCTTTCAGCATTTTAGAAGCTTCGCTGCTCGTTCTTTTGGTGGTGTTTTTATTTTTACGAAGCGCTTCGGCGACTTTGATTCCCTTGGTCGCGATCCCCATTTCCCTGTTGGGCGCCATCGCAATCGCTCAGTTTTTTGGCTTTAGCCTGAACACCTTCACATTGCTGGCGCTTGTTTTGGCGATTGGCCTGGTGGTAGACGATGCCATTATTGTTCTCGAAAACATTCACCGCTCGATTGAACAAGGTTTCAATCCCAAAGAAGCAGCGATTCGAGGTTCCAGTGAAATCGGGTTTGCCATCATCGCCATGACTTTCACTCTGGCTGCAGTATTCGCCCCGATTGTTCTGTCCGGTGGCCTGATTGGAGAGATTCTCGTTGAATTTGGTGTCACGCTCGCTGCAGCGGTGATCGTATCGGGTATTGTGGCACTGACCCTCTCTCCTTGGATGTGCTCCAAGCTTTTGAAAGCTCAAACCAGCCAGATATTTTTCAAGTTACCATCGCTTCGCTCATTTTCGACTCAGCAGGTTTCCGTGATTTCTGCCTTGCTGCTGATGGGTTCTGGATACCTTTATTACCAACTCCCCAAACGCGTCGTTCCGATCGAAGATCGAGGTTTTGTCGGAGTTCAAGTCGAGAGTTTGCCAACGCTTAGTTTAAAAGACTTCAATCCGTATTTTCAGCAGATCGAAGCCATGGTTCAAAAAAATCCCAATATTGAAAATCGATTCCTCTACTCCAATCCATCTTGGGGAACTGGGTACAGCTTTGCGTTGGTCGAACACGCTCACCGTTCTGAAAGTTCACAGACGATTGCCAATCAACTCCGAGAAGCTTTCCAAAAGATTCCGAGCATCACGACGCACGTATGGAACTGGGACACAGGCCTGCCTGGTTTTGAGGCAGATTCCAAGGGGGCTTCTATTTCTGTGACGATTAAAACCACCGAATCCTATCAAGAGCTGTATCAAGAAATCGAGAAACTCAGAAAAAAATTAGAGTCCAGTTCAGTCTTGAAAGAAGTCACTTCCAACTTGGATTTCAACTCGCTAGGCTACCGTGCTCAGGTTGACCACGCCAAAATGGCATTGCTGAAGGTCAGTCTTCACGAAGCAGCCGACACCATGCGGGTCTTCTTTGATCAAAACGAAAATTTCGAATTTTACCGCGATGGGCTCAGATACAAAGTTTGGCTCAAAGGAGCTGAACCCTCCGACAACCTTCATGAAGTGGAAGTTCTCAACGCAGACCAAGAGCGCATTCCGCTGAGCACCTTTATGTCCCTGGAAGCTCAGAGCGAACCTCTCTCGCTTGAACACACCAATCGACTCCGTTCGGCTACCTTAAGCGCACAACTTCAGAAAGGAAAAACTTTAAGCGATGGCATCGAAGCGCTTCAAGCCCAGTTCGAAGATTCACTTTCGCCAAACTATTCCTATGAATTTCGTGGCGCCGCCCGCAATTGGCTCGAATCTTCCGGAACCTTTCTTTGGTTGCTGCTTTTCGCGCTCATTTTTATCTATGGCATCCTCGCGATCCAGTTTGAAAGCTTTATCGACCCGCTGGTGATTTTAACCACCGTGCCGCTGGCATCCTTTGGAGCGCTTTTCACTCTTTGGTTGAGCGGACAGGAGCTTAATCTCTTTACGCAAGTCGGTTTGGTCACGTTGATTGGCTTAATTTCCAAGCACGGCATTCTGCTCGTGGATTTTGCCAATCAGACCGGTTCTATCGATGAAGCGGTTCGTCTTCGATTCAGGCCAATCCTGATGACCACCAGCGCGATGGTTCTGGGAGCCATTCCACTCATGCTCTCGACAGGAGCTGGCGCTGAAGCCAGGCGTTCCATCGGTACCGTGCTGGTTTCCGGTCTGAGCCTAGGCACGGTTTTGACCTTGTATCTATTGCCTGCATTTTATCGCCTTTGGGGCAGATCCAATCGGAATAACAACTTGAAGAGCACACGCCATTCAAGTTAA
- a CDS encoding 23S rRNA (pseudouridine(1915)-N(3))-methyltransferase RlmH encodes MRFLIATAFEHSKDPFENLALDYIKRTQPLYRPELKQVKADKLLPVTERSVRVVFDETGILQDSVQFARQLQKFLEQARPVAFLIGPPEGHNPQVRSAADKLWSLSKLTLPHKMALCVLAEQIYRSGEILRNGPYHK; translated from the coding sequence ATGCGATTTCTGATCGCAACGGCATTTGAACATTCGAAAGACCCTTTTGAAAATCTTGCTCTGGATTACATCAAACGTACTCAGCCGCTTTATCGCCCTGAGCTGAAGCAAGTCAAAGCAGACAAATTACTTCCCGTTACGGAACGATCCGTTCGGGTGGTTTTCGATGAGACCGGTATTCTTCAAGATTCGGTCCAATTTGCCAGGCAGCTTCAAAAGTTCCTGGAGCAGGCGAGGCCGGTAGCGTTTTTGATTGGCCCACCTGAAGGGCACAATCCGCAAGTTCGCAGTGCGGCTGACAAACTCTGGTCTCTCTCCAAACTCACGCTGCCTCATAAGATGGCTCTTTGTGTTTTGGCAGAACAAATCTATCGTTCCGGCGAAATCCTACGGAACGGTCCTTATCACAAATAG
- the rsfS gene encoding ribosome silencing factor — protein MQSLEIAQKAAFFASEKKAERTMILDLQKVTSFTDYFVICEAPSERQVQSIASNIKEELGKQGVRPLSIEGFEQGSWILCDFGDIVVHVFLDSARQNYNLEHFWREAEQVSCDF, from the coding sequence ATGCAATCTTTGGAAATCGCTCAAAAAGCTGCTTTTTTCGCCAGTGAAAAAAAAGCAGAACGCACGATGATTCTGGACCTTCAAAAAGTAACCAGCTTTACGGATTATTTTGTCATTTGCGAAGCGCCCAGCGAACGCCAAGTTCAATCGATTGCGAGCAACATCAAAGAGGAACTTGGTAAGCAAGGTGTTCGACCTTTGAGCATCGAAGGTTTTGAGCAAGGATCTTGGATTCTGTGCGATTTTGGCGATATTGTTGTTCACGTATTTTTAGATTCGGCGCGTCAAAACTATAATCTTGAGCATTTTTGGCGCGAAGCCGAACAAGTCTCATGCGATTTCTGA
- a CDS encoding LysE family translocator — MVWHLSPLIQAFLIGLVLAVPVGPMALLCIQRTLRFGFSVGLATSIGISLADALYGLVGILGLSAVSQFLFQYQMLLKISGGIFLAILGTRILRESRDLKKSGIVPENKGLWAAFISAFILTLSNPMTVLAYVAVMAGVQMDSHGVDQALILAGSVFWGSLLWWVFLSGLAACLKSKLEDRHMHAVGMVSGILLIVFAVLIVLSAF, encoded by the coding sequence ATGGTTTGGCACTTATCACCCTTGATACAAGCGTTTCTCATTGGACTCGTGTTGGCTGTCCCGGTCGGGCCGATGGCTTTGCTGTGTATTCAGCGTACCCTGAGATTTGGATTTTCGGTTGGATTGGCGACCAGTATCGGTATTTCTTTGGCCGATGCTCTTTATGGACTCGTCGGGATTCTAGGCTTGTCTGCGGTATCGCAATTTCTGTTTCAGTATCAGATGCTCCTGAAAATCAGTGGAGGTATTTTCTTGGCGATTTTGGGAACTCGCATTCTGCGCGAATCTCGTGATCTTAAGAAAAGCGGCATTGTGCCGGAAAACAAAGGTTTGTGGGCTGCTTTTATTTCAGCGTTTATCTTAACCTTGAGCAATCCCATGACTGTGTTGGCTTACGTGGCGGTGATGGCAGGGGTTCAAATGGATTCACACGGCGTGGATCAAGCTCTGATCTTAGCTGGGTCGGTTTTTTGGGGTTCTTTGCTGTGGTGGGTTTTTCTCAGTGGCTTAGCAGCTTGCCTAAAATCCAAACTCGAAGACCGCCACATGCACGCGGTCGGAATGGTCTCAGGAATTTTGTTGATTGTTTTTGCGGTATTGATTGTTTTAAGCGCGTTCTGA